A region from the Arachis ipaensis cultivar K30076 chromosome B01, Araip1.1, whole genome shotgun sequence genome encodes:
- the LOC107628483 gene encoding glucuronokinase 1-like produces MEGEGVIKHKAYARAGLLGNPSDVYYGNTISFSLANFSATVILHPSNDLLIQPHPVHDFVRFTSLPQLVNRLNNEGYYGGVRLLMAICKVFHNYCKENAITLIEKNFTLSYDTNIPRQTGLSGSSAIVCAALNCLLDFYDVRHLIKVEVRPGLVLAAENELGIVAGLQDRVAQVYGGLVYMDFSEENMDKVGHGVYEPLDVNLLPPLHLIYAENPSDSGKVHSQVRQRWLNGEEFIVSSMKEVANLAKEGRKALEKKDYSKLAALMNRNFDLRRSMFGDAALGDLNIKMVEVARKVGAASKFTGSGGAVVVYCPHGDSQVKLLQEECNQAGFLLQPIEVVPFCLNDTDLKTL; encoded by the coding sequence ATGGAAGGCGAGGGTGTTATAAAGCACAAGGCTTACGCGCGCGCGGGGCTTCTCGGCAACCCAAGCGACGTGTATTACGGCAACACAATCTCCTTCAGCCTCGCCAACTTCTCCGCCACCGTCATCCTCCACCCTTCCAACGACCTCTTAATTCAGCCGCATCCTGTTCACGATTTCGTCCGCTTCACCTCTCTTCCTCAATTGGTGAATAGGTTGAATAATGAAGGTTACTACGGTGGAGTGCGGTTGCTTATGGCAATTTGCAAGGTTTTCCACAATTACTGCAAGGAGAATGCCATTACTCTCATTGAGAAGAATTTCACTCTCTCTTATGATACTAATATACCTCGTCAGACAGGACTTTCAGGTTCTAGTGCGATTGTCTGTGCTGCCTTAAACTGCCTTCTTGATTTCTATGATGTCCGTCATCTAATCAAGGTTGAGGTGAGGCCCGGCCTTGTCCTGGCAGCAGAGAATGAGCTAGGCATAGTTGCTGGTCTTCAGGATCGTGTCGCACAAGTCTATGGGGGTCTAGTTTACATGGATTTCAGCGAGGAAAACATGGATAAAGTGGGGCATGGAGTTTATGAGCCTTTGGATGTGAATCTCCTCCCACCTCTGCATCTAATCTATGCTGAGAATCCTAGTGATTCTGGAAAGGTTCATAGTCAAGTAAGGCAGAGGTGGCTTAATGGTGAAGAGTTCATTGTATCATCAATGAAAGAAGTTGCAAATTTagcaaaagaaggaagaaaggcaTTAGAAAAAAAGGACTACTCTAAACTTGCAGCACTAATGAATCGGAATTTTGACCTGCGAAGGTCAATGTTTGGAGATGCTGCCCTTGGtgatttaaatatcaaaatggtAGAGGTAGCTAGAAAAGTTGGAGCTGCGTCAAAATTTACAGGTAGTGGAGGAGCTGTTGTCGTATATTGTCCTCATGGGGATTCACAGGTAAAGCTTCTACAAGAAGAATGTAACCAAGCAGGATTTCTGTTACAACCAATTGAAGTTGTTCCTTTCTGTCTAAATGACACTGACTTAAAAACCTTATAA